One window of the Rosa rugosa chromosome 3, drRosRugo1.1, whole genome shotgun sequence genome contains the following:
- the LOC133736845 gene encoding lysM domain-containing GPI-anchored protein 1-like gives MQHRKPSYKTQSFIFLWVLSNVLVLATSKSTIEPCSNSDSCNAMLGYKVYTELKVSEVASLFQVDPISILTANAIDISYPDVENHILPSDLFLKIPINCSCVDGIRKSVSTHYKTRPSDTLASIADSVYSGLVSADQIREANSISDPSVLDVGQSLVVPLPCTCFNGTDNSLPAIYLSYVVTPEDSLAGIAARYLTTLTDLMNVNAMGSSAVKASDIISIPLPACASNFPSYAADHGLIVPNGSYAITASHCLQCSCGPGSLNLYCEPASLAVSCSSMQCKNSNLMVGNITAQQTSAGCNVSSCNYGGFVNGSIITTLSTSLRPRCPGPQQFPPLKAPPTSVIRDATFAPAPAPQSDGSIAGAPQSTVPSTTSSSLPGLAPIGGPSGSSSAACSLVTPLTNLPSAVLLLLCVKFMMANL, from the exons ATGCAGCACCGAAAACCCTCTTACAAAACCCAGTCCTTCATTTTCCTCTGGGTTTTAAGCAATGTACTTGTTCTCGCGACCTCAAAGTCCACAATCGAGCCCTGCTCGAACTCCGACTCCTGCAACGCTATGCTCGGCTACAAGGTCTACACCGAGCTCAAGGTCTCCGAAGTAGCTTCCCTCTTCCAGGTCGACCCCATCTCTATCCTCACCGCCAATGCCATCGACATTTCGTACCCCGACGTCGAAAACCACATTCTGCCCTCCGACCTCTTCCTCAAAATCCCAATCAACTGTTCCTGCGTCGACGGAATCCGAAAATCGGTGTCGACCCACTACAAGACCCGGCCCTCCGACACCTTGGCCTCCATTGCCGACTCGGTCTACTCCGGTTTGGTGTCGGCGGACCAGATTCGGGAGGCTAATTCGATTTCGGACCCGTCGGTGCTGGATGTGGGACAGTCGCTTGTGGTGCCTCTGCCGTGTACTTGCTTCAATGGGACGGATAATTCGTTGCCGGCGATTTACTTGTCGTATGTGGTGACCCCGGAGGACTCGCTGGCGGGGATTGCGGCGAGGTATTTGACTACGCTGACGGATTTGATGAATGTTAATGCCATGGGGAGCTCGGCTGTTAAGgcttctgatattatttcaattcCATTGCCTG CCTGTGCATCAAACTTTCCTAGCTATGCTGCAGATCACGGCTTGATTGTGCCCAACGGGAGCTATGCCATTACAGCAAGTCACTGCCTTCAATGCAGTTGTGGTCCTGGGAGTCTAAA TTTGTACTGTGAGCCTGCTTCATTAGCAGTTTCCTGTTCAAGCATGCAATGTAAAAACAGTAACCTCATGGTGGGCAACATTACAGCGCAGCAAACTAGTGCTGGTTGCAATGTTAGTTCTTGCAACTATGGTGGTTTCGTGAATGGCTCCATAATCACGAC GTTGTCCACATCTCTTCGGCCTCGCTGCCCAG GACCACAACAATTTCCACCGCTCAAAGCCCCACCCACTTCAGTAATCCGGGATGCAACATTTGCACCAGCACCCGCACCCCAGTCTGATGGCTCGATAGCAGGAGCACCCCAGTCTACGGTGCCTTCAACGACATCCAGTTCACTTCCAGGATTAGCGCCCATAGGTGGTCCTTCCGGGAGTTCTTCTGCTGCTTGCTCCTTGGTTACGCCATTGACCAATTTGCCAAGTGCAGTTTTGTTACTCTTGTGTGTCAAGTTCATGATGGCCAACTTATGA
- the LOC133735381 gene encoding uncharacterized protein LOC133735381 translates to MGGHGAVEVAKTVLEVADVAWKAMECGHHHLDHLRHEHEETKAGAISDEELEALRAENRRLRKSLEQNLKLLENLTESPTLLNDCPPDLYARLVATVNSENFLTRIKALQQKSVDCNHFPFKVATGSDLEEAEILINVDQKEPSWWVWVTEDMLPGNVEERSGIDNDSYVVVSEEHVVDGVADFMAKCIMSNPKAGNMTPEELQKIVAKATAGVSKLEKVLGIWHAGKLFYALSTWGLALAGLYRTRAVIRLAAMGVHTTSKLLMRAM, encoded by the exons ATGGGAGGACACGGAGCCGTAGAGGTCGCCAAGACGGTGCTggaggttgctgacgtggcgtgGAAGGCGATGGAGTGCGGCCACCACCACCTCGACCACCTCCGCCACGAGCACGAAGAAACCAAGGCCGGCGCGATTTCCGACGAGGAATTGGAGGCGCTGCGAGCTGAGAATCGGCGGCTGAGGAAATCGCTGGAGCAGAACCTGAAGCTGCTCGAGAACCTAACTGAATCGCCTACTCTACTGAACGATTGCCCTCCTGAC CTGTATGCCCGCCTTGTAGCTACGGTGAACTCTGAAAACTTCTTGACGAGAATTAAAGCTCTTCAGCAGAAATCTGTGGATTGCAATCACTTTCCTTTCAAGGTTGCTACAG GGAGTGATTTGGAGGAAGCTGAAATTCTCATCAATGTTGACCAGAAAGAACCGAGTTGGTGGGTTTGGGTGACAGAAGATATGCTTCCGGGGAATGTTGAGGAAAGGAGTGGAATTGACAATGATAGTTATGTGGTTGTTAGTGAGGAGCATGTGGTGGATGGGGTTGCAGATTTTATGGCCAAGTGTATTATGTCGAACCCTAAAGCTGGG AACATGACACCGGAGGAGTTGCAGAAAA TTGTAGCAAAAGCAACGGCTGGTGTGAGCAAATTGGAGAAGGTTTTGGGTATTTGGCATGCTGGGAAGCTGTTTTATGCCCTGTCCACCTGGGGACTTGCTCTAGCCGG GTTGTATAGGACCCGTGCTGTAATAAGGCTTGCTGCGATGGGGGTGCATACAACAAGCAAATTGCTTATGAGGGCAATGTGA
- the LOC133735380 gene encoding general transcription and DNA repair factor IIH subunit TFB4 has product MASVPSKLYADDVSLLMVLLDTNPFFWSSSSLPFSKFLSHVLTFLNSILLLNQLNQVVVIATGYSSCSYIYDSASAPSHGSDQGRMPALCSNLLQKLEEFVTEDEQLLKEASAEGIPSSLLSGSLSMALCYIQKVFRSGPMHPQPRILCLQGSSDGPDQYVAIMNAIFSAQRSMVPIDSCYMGSHNSAFLQQASYITGGVYLKPQQPDGLLQYLTTVFATDLHSRAFLQLPKSAGVDFRASCFCHKKTIDTGYICSVCLSIFCKHHKKCSTCGSVFGQAQSEVPSSTNRKRKASDT; this is encoded by the exons ATGGCTTCGGTCCCTTCAAAGCTCTAtgccg ATGACGTCAGCCTTCTGATGGTTTTGTTAGACACCAACCCTTTCTTCTGGAGCTCATCTTCTCTCCCATTCTCCAAGTTCCTCTCCCAC GTGCTTACATTTTTGAACTCGATTTTACTACTCAATCAGCTCAACCAAGTAGTGGTTATTGCTACCGGGTACAGTTCATGTAGCTACATCTACGATTCTGCTTCGGCTCCGAGCCACGGCTCTGATCAAGGAAGAATGCCTGCGCTTTGCTCTAACTTGTTGCAGAAGTTGGAGGAATTTGTGACCGAAGACGAGCAATTGCTCAAGGAAGCCTCAGCCGAAGGGATTCCTTCTTCGCTGTTATCGGGGTCACTGTCAATGGCTCTATGCT ATATACAGAAGGTTTTTCGATCAGGACCAATGCATCCTCAACCCCGG ATTTTATGCTTGCAGGGATCGTCAGATGGACCTGATCA ATATGTTGCGATTATGAATGCAATATTTTCTGCACAGCGTTCAATG GTTCCTATAGACTCTTGCTATATGGGCTCTCATAACTCTGCCTTCCTACAGCAG GCTTCATACATTACTGGTGGTGTATATCTGAAGCCCCAACAACCAGATGGACTGCTTCAATATCTTACG ACAGTTTTTGCCACTGATTTGCATTCCCGAGCATTTTTACAGCTTCCCAAGTCTGCTGGAGTGGATTTTCGTGCTTC GTGCTTTTGCCATAAAAAAACAATAGACACAGGCTACATTTGTTCTGTGTGCTTGTCCATATTTTGCAAGCATCACAAGAAATGTTCAACTTGTGG GTCAGTATTTGGTCAAGCCCAGTCAGAAGTTCCCTCATCAACCAACAGAAAAAGAAAGGCTTCAGACACCTGA